The genomic region AAGAAAGACACTAGATTTAGTTAaacttagaaacaaaaatatacaacaagaaacaggagaagaaataaatgaaaacctcagttcagtgcaacaacaaattaacgatacagataacgttaaccaaaaattaaagtacataaatacagctatacaaacagcaggaaagaaacatctgacaaaaacgacaacaaagaacaaggggtggatgacacaggatatactagacttgatggaacaaagaagaaatatgaagaattacctagacaaatacaaagaaataaacaaacacataaaaaagagaataaaagaaaccaaagaggcgtggattaaagaacagtgtgaagaaatggaaacctatgagaaaaagtacgatgcgttcaatatgcacaaaaaagtaaaagagataacaggaagcataaataaatgccaaataggtaaacttaaagacaaagatggaaaccttattgtagatctagagaataaaataaaaagattgacagaatacctgaatgaattatttgaagacgatagaaacaacttaactcagataatcaatgcaactgggccagacatattgaaagaagaagtagaatacgcaataagaaacgctaaaaatggaaaagcaaacggacctgatgaaatccctacagaactgctgaagcttttgaatgttcaatccgtaaccataatattgcatatattcaatacaatatacagtactggtataataccacaagaatggttgctgtctacgtttgtcaccataccgaagaaaactaaggcagtgcaatgttcagatcatcgaacaatctccttgatgagtcacctgcttaaaatatttcttagagtcatccacaaccgaatctatcaaaaactagacatcgatattaacgatacacagatgggattcagaaaaggattaggtacaagggatgctctctttgccctgaacgttctaacacagagatgcctagatgttaaccaagaggtacacgcctgctttatagactttgaaaaggcctttgacaaagtacgccacagtaaactcaaagaaatcctggagagtaagaacattgacaccagagacatacaaataatattaaatctgtactggaatcagcgagctaatataaaaatagaagaccaaacatcggacgaaatagaaatacgtagaggggtacgacagggttgtatattgtcaccgctcttgtttaatatctacagcgaacaaatatgccaagaagctctctcatatgcaaacgaagggataatagtcaatggagaagttatcaataacattcgatatgctgacgatactgtgataatggcaagaacagcggaagatctacaacatctagttgaaaatatgaatgagatatgtaataactacggcataaggatgaacgtcaaaaaaaccaaatatatgaccttcagtaagaatccaataaatgacactagtatcacaataaacggtacccaacttgaaaaagtaaatgaatacaaatacttgggaacccttatcaatgaaacaggtgaccaaaatcacgagataaaaagacgtattgaaattgccaggtctacttttataaaaatgaaaaaattattttgtaatcgtgatattagtattcatctacgaactagaatgttaaaatgctatgtattcagtactttgctctacggtgttgagtcatggactcttaaacagaggaatattaaaaatcttgaaagctttgagatgtggtgctaccgccgtatactaagaataagttgggtggataaaattacaaatgaagaagtaatacgcagaataaataacaagccagaagttctactgaatataaaaaagagaaaacttgaatacttaggccacctgatgaggggacaaaagtacacattcctacaaaacataatgcaaggaaaaatccaaggacgaagaaatccaggccgtagaagaatgtcctggatgagaaatttgagagagtggtttggctgtaccactaacgaattgttcaaaacagcagtaaataaaattagaatcgccctaatgatatccaatctccgataggagaggcactcaaagaagaagaagaagataactacaaatacttaggaacgtggataacatcaaatgtagaccagaccaaagaaattaagacacgtattgaaatagcatgTGCATccttcattaaacttaaaaagtttctttgttgtcagGATATagggttagaactacgcctaaggatgcttagatgttacgtgttctctactcttctttatggcttggaagcgtggacgttgaaacaagtccatttgaataagttggccgcctttgaattttggtgttacagaagaatcctatgaatatcatggattcaaagaatgtcgaatgTGGAAGTAACTGTGtggaaggataggaaatcaaccggaaataatactaactatcaaaagacgaaaacttgagtacttgggacatgtgatgagagggcaaaaatactcattattacaacttattatgcaaggcaaaatccgaggaaagcaaaatgtgggaagacgaagaacatcctggtttaagaacttacgggaatggttcgaatgcagtagtgcagagctatttagagcggcagtcaacagggtccgcattgccatgatgatttccaaccttcgatagaagatggaacttaaagaagaagatggttagaacgccctctaacagggaataagtgaaatgaatttcgactcgattcaagttctgtTTACGCAGGTATAACCATACcaacaggcaccgctaggaaaacattccactttgcagTTCAGAGAACCCATACGAAACAagtctgtgtactctatacagagtatggcattagtaaaataagaaaatttgattaaaacgaaaccgtagattttcttattttactaatgccatactctatatagagtacacagactcttttcgtacgggttctctgaactgcaaagtggaatgttttcctagcgGTGTCTATTGGTATGGTTATACATgggtaaacagagaacttgaatcgagtcgaaattcatttgaCTTATTCCCCATTAGAGGGCGTTCTAATAATACCGCGATATAAATTCTTTTAATTTATATAGAGAAACTACAGTCGTAATggtaaaatctgtcttcctcagagcctccttgacaacaggtagacctagaaatagtactatcgggggatgggggaagacagattttaatcaaaatgaaaccgtagattttcttattttactaatgccatactctgtatagagtacacagactcgtttcttATGGGTTCTCTGAActgcaaagtggaatgttttcctagcAGTGCCTGTTGGTACGGTTATACCTGcgtaaacagagaacttgaatcgaatTGAAATTCATTTCACATAAATaagaataattattattttaattttacaaataatccttTCTTTTATCTCTATTTACTGTTTTAGTTGGGAAAAagccaattttgtggcttattcccaattaaaataattaattgataTGAAAATGTATTAGTTTGCAGAATTAAAATggtaattcttctgatttatgcgttttattaatttttttcattatagtgtgcaaacccttctgagaaaagattatggtatTGTTTAGCCACACAGGTAGGTATACAGTGCcagcaaaaaaatctttacaaagtgaataaggCATATcaatcataataattattataataaaccaCAAAATTGGCTTATTTTGCACAGTATAATAGACAGGGACAGGTAACCTCATACCATAGTAGCACCAATTGTAATCTCTGTTAAGATAAACTATGACATCTTATTTCAATAAGAAGTACATATATATACCAGCATTATAAACATAttgtcggcttactgccaaaaccaaccaactccatttttaaaagttttgagaaatctaccttttaaactttaatttgaaatgaaaaatcgtctgaatttaaataatttaataattgaaaaatatgacaaaaatatttttcagttattaaataatttttttaaattcagtcgattttcaatttcaaattaaagtttaaaaggtagatttcccaaaacttttaaaatggagttggttggttttggcagtaagccgatgATTACTGGTTAACAAGTTTACAAAAAATCTTTATctgaaaaatttaacaaatgaatGCTATGCTGGAACAACTTTGTAAACTTTAAATCAGATTTTGtcaataaattgaaaaaaaacccattataactgaTTATTAAAAAACAGAATCTATGAGTTTAATATGATAGACTATAAGATACATGAAGTATGGTTTCGTAATATTCCCCACAGTCAGTAgtacattatttattattttgggCATATAGAACATTGTCCCTGGAAAACCCACATATGAAACTACTGGCAGTTACAACGTTGCTCCAGCATAGCattcaaataatcaaaaaaattgcAGGATGATTGTGCTCTGTAGAACTTATTAAAATACGTAACAAGCCTGCCATAATTTAAAACAGCCTTTTTTGAACAATATAAACAACACAACATATAAAAAATGCAAAAGCAAAACACATTAGTATCTTGTCTGTAAACTCTCTTCGTCCATATTTTGCTAAAAGCTTTCCTGATTGTCCTATTACGCTAGAAGTCACTTTGAGCTCCTCTTGAGTCCCTATAACGCTATCTGAAGAATACACCAAAGATTCCAAAGTGTTCGCACTCCTTTGGGTTGTATCAGCTAATTGTCTACTAATAGAGAGTAGTTGGTCTGTGACATTGGAGCTAATCGTAGCCATATTTTCTTTGTTGCGTTTTTGGCGTTGCCTTACATCTGTATCTTCAGCTGTATGCTTGACTAGCTCTTCTTTTGTACCTTGTTCTATTGCTGACATAGATTTTAAGTTCGCTTTTTTAAAAGCGTCCATACTATTTGCGAACTGTTCTCTATACAAAGCAACATCTTTAAGTAAAATAGTACTTTTAGTTTCAGTTGCTAAATCACTAAATTTGCTTATTAATTTTCgtaaagtacttatttttgaacGCCCTGCACTGTTTAAGGCTTGTAGTTCTACTAGGGGCCCCACACATTCATCAATATCTTGGATTAGGGCTTTGAGTTGTAAATTGTTTTCAGTTACTTCTTGCCGAATTGTTTCCACTACTAACCTTGTATGATCCATTTTTAACGAAGGTGCTATTTTTATCAAATCTCAATCACTTCACTGGtacattttattaataataaattaacaatttatttttttctagttttGTTTATGATGTGTATAACCTAAACAGCTTCTGTCACTGTCAAGTGTCACAGCCACATCTGCATGTCTCGCATGTCTACGAAAAcgagccacctttactttacaagccatgaagacaAAAAGGCAACGACGCAATTCATGACGTCGGTAGTCCGACtctcggactaccgctttcgaaacaaGAATTTTAAactacaaattctggtaaaatttatagtattttttgagtcgaacagaaaaatatattaattagaagtttgtacaaaataaaattaaaagtaattccttttaagtaacgt from Diabrotica virgifera virgifera chromosome 3, PGI_DIABVI_V3a harbors:
- the LOC126881144 gene encoding vesicle transport protein SEC20, with protein sequence MDHTRLVVETIRQEVTENNLQLKALIQDIDECVGPLVELQALNSAGRSKISTLRKLISKFSDLATETKSTILLKDVALYREQFANSMDAFKKANLKSMSAIEQGTKEELVKHTAEDTDVRQRQKRNKENMATISSNVTDQLLSISRQLADTTQRSANTLESLVYSSDSVIGTQEELKVTSSVIGQSGKLLAKYGRREFTDKILMCFAFAFFICCVVYIVQKRLF